In Shewanella aestuarii, a genomic segment contains:
- the tet(59) gene encoding tetracycline efflux MFS transporter Tet(59), whose protein sequence is MNKFAITALTITALDAMGIGLIMPVLPTLLREYVSAENLANHYGILLALYAIMQVFFAPLLGKWSDKFGRRPILLLSLAGAAVDYTLLALSSSLWMLYVGRLISGVTGATGAVAASVIADNTASQERTKWFGRLGAAFGVGLISGPAIGGFTGQFSAHLPFIIAAILNALSFLVIMLIFKDNKIKNTEKNTTETAENSRPFLQVIKPVILLLFIFFMTQMIGQIPATTWVLFTEHRFQWGSMEIGLSLAGLGIMHALFQAFVAGAIAKKFNEKVTIIVGFVVDGAAFIILSLLTKGWMIYPTLILLAGGSIALPALQGLMSAQVNQTNQGKLQGVLVSLTNTTGVIGPLLFSFIFGQTLASWDGWIWMIGAIMYVLLIVFILSFYRSTKKIVKIAKLPAS, encoded by the coding sequence ATGAATAAATTTGCGATCACCGCTTTAACGATCACCGCCCTAGATGCTATGGGGATCGGCTTGATCATGCCTGTATTGCCTACATTGTTACGTGAATACGTGTCGGCTGAAAATTTAGCAAATCATTACGGTATCCTGCTGGCACTGTATGCCATCATGCAGGTTTTTTTTGCTCCTCTACTTGGCAAATGGTCTGATAAATTCGGGCGCCGACCAATATTACTACTATCTCTTGCAGGCGCTGCTGTGGATTACACTTTGCTTGCATTATCTAGCTCACTTTGGATGCTATACGTTGGGCGATTAATTTCTGGAGTTACTGGCGCAACAGGTGCGGTCGCCGCTTCTGTTATTGCTGACAATACTGCTTCACAAGAGCGTACTAAGTGGTTTGGACGCTTAGGGGCGGCTTTTGGTGTCGGGTTAATCTCTGGCCCTGCAATTGGCGGCTTTACAGGGCAATTCTCAGCTCATCTTCCTTTTATTATTGCTGCCATTTTAAATGCGCTCTCTTTTTTAGTTATTATGTTGATATTTAAAGATAATAAAATCAAAAATACTGAAAAAAACACCACAGAAACAGCAGAAAATTCGCGACCTTTCCTGCAAGTGATCAAGCCAGTCATACTATTGTTATTTATCTTTTTTATGACTCAAATGATAGGGCAAATTCCAGCAACGACATGGGTGTTATTTACGGAACATCGTTTTCAATGGGGCAGTATGGAGATCGGCCTATCTTTAGCGGGGTTAGGCATCATGCATGCCTTGTTCCAAGCATTTGTAGCGGGCGCAATCGCCAAGAAATTCAATGAAAAAGTGACGATTATTGTGGGCTTTGTTGTTGATGGAGCAGCATTCATTATTTTGTCATTATTGACAAAGGGTTGGATGATTTACCCTACATTAATCTTACTCGCCGGCGGCAGTATTGCGCTACCAGCCTTACAGGGGTTAATGTCAGCTCAAGTCAATCAAACTAACCAAGGTAAGCTACAAGGCGTTCTAGTCAGCTTAACCAATACGACGGGGGTGATCGGCCCATTATTATTTAGCTTTATTTTTGGTCAAACACTGGCAAGTTGGGATGGCTGGATATGGATGATTGGTGCGATAATGTATGTTTTATTGATTGTATTTATTTTATCTTTTTATAGAAGCACCAAAAAGATAGTTAAAATAGCGAAGCTACCAGCGAGCTAA
- the tetR gene encoding tetracycline resistance transcriptional repressor TetR gives MARLDKETIITVALELLNEVGMEGLTTRKLAQKLGVEQPTLYWHVKNKRTLLDALSVEMLKRNHRHSLPAVGETWQQFLRNNALSFRDALLSYRDGAKVHLGTRPSSDQYDTVEMQLQFMVDNGFSLKCGLYAISAVGHFTLGSVLEQQEHIAALNDRQQIADDTMPRLLKDALQIMDQDDGTEAFLFGLEALINGFEKQ, from the coding sequence ATGGCGCGATTAGATAAAGAAACCATCATCACAGTGGCATTAGAGTTGCTAAATGAAGTGGGAATGGAAGGGCTGACAACGCGAAAACTAGCTCAAAAACTGGGCGTAGAGCAGCCTACACTATATTGGCATGTGAAGAACAAGCGCACATTGTTGGATGCATTATCTGTTGAAATGCTAAAGCGTAATCATCGTCATTCATTACCCGCAGTTGGGGAAACGTGGCAACAATTTTTACGTAATAATGCATTGAGCTTTCGTGATGCATTATTAAGTTACCGTGATGGCGCAAAAGTGCATTTAGGGACTCGCCCGAGTTCAGACCAATATGACACCGTAGAAATGCAGTTGCAGTTTATGGTGGACAATGGTTTTTCATTAAAATGTGGGTTATATGCAATAAGCGCGGTTGGTCATTTTACGTTAGGTTCTGTGTTAGAGCAGCAAGAACATATCGCAGCACTTAATGATAGGCAACAAATAGCAGATGATACGATGCCTCGACTATTAAAAGATGCTTTGCAAATTATGGATCAAGATGATGGCACAGAGGCTTTTTTATTTGGTTTAGAAGCATTGATTAATGGTTTCGAAAAGCAGTGA
- the sul2 gene encoding sulfonamide-resistant dihydropteroate synthase Sul2 translates to MNKSLIIFGIVNITSDSFSDGGRYLAPDAAIAQARKLMAEGADVIDLGPASSNPDAAPVSSDTEIARIAPVLDALKADGIPVSLDSYQPATQAYALSRGVAYLNDIRGFPDAAFYPQLAKSSAKLVVMHSVQDGQADRREAPAGDIMDHIAAFFDARIAALTGAGIKRNRLVLDPGMGFFLGAAPETSLSVLARFDELRLRFDLPVLLSVSRKSFLRALTGRGPGDVGAATLAAELAAAAGGADFIRTHEPRPLRDGLAVLAALKETARIR, encoded by the coding sequence ATGAATAAATCGCTCATCATTTTCGGCATCGTCAACATAACCTCGGACAGTTTCTCCGATGGAGGCCGGTATCTGGCGCCAGACGCAGCCATTGCGCAGGCGCGTAAGCTGATGGCCGAGGGGGCAGATGTGATCGACCTCGGTCCGGCATCCAGCAATCCCGACGCCGCGCCTGTTTCGTCCGACACAGAAATCGCGCGTATCGCGCCGGTGCTGGACGCGCTCAAGGCAGATGGCATTCCCGTCTCGCTCGACAGTTATCAACCCGCGACGCAAGCCTATGCCTTGTCGCGTGGTGTGGCCTATCTCAATGATATTCGCGGTTTTCCAGACGCTGCGTTCTATCCGCAATTGGCGAAATCATCTGCCAAACTCGTCGTTATGCATTCGGTGCAAGACGGGCAGGCAGATCGGCGCGAGGCACCCGCTGGCGACATCATGGATCACATTGCGGCGTTCTTTGACGCGCGCATCGCGGCGCTGACGGGTGCCGGTATCAAACGCAACCGCCTTGTCCTTGATCCCGGCATGGGGTTTTTTCTGGGGGCTGCTCCCGAAACCTCGCTCTCGGTGCTGGCGCGGTTCGATGAATTGCGGCTGCGCTTCGATTTGCCGGTGCTTCTGTCTGTTTCGCGCAAATCCTTTCTGCGCGCGCTCACAGGCCGTGGTCCGGGGGATGTCGGGGCCGCGACACTCGCTGCAGAGCTTGCCGCCGCCGCAGGTGGAGCTGACTTCATCCGCACACACGAGCCGCGCCCCTTGCGCGACGGGCTGGCGGTATTGGCGGCGCTGAAAGAAACCGCAAGAATTCGTTAA
- a CDS encoding Mph(G) family macrolide 2'-phosphotransferase: MKNRDIQKLAERNGLILSDEMSFNEMGIDFKVGFATDRDGTKWLLRIPRRTTLGEQIANEKRILQLVSKYLSVQVPDWRIANEKLVAYPLLDGKPALTYDAETYEVTWNMSKENDLYIPSLAKALIELHSIPTEEVLRNNLKILTPEQVRNEISERLILVKSELGINAELELRYQKWLDNDALWPNFTKFIHGDLYAGHTLTHHNGEVCGIIDWSTAQVSDIAQDFSGHVTVFGEESLKNLIAAYEKQGGEVWDKLFEQAVERAAAAPLAYGYFALETQDEIHLSSAKLQLGVE; encoded by the coding sequence ATGAAAAATAGAGATATTCAAAAATTAGCGGAAAGAAATGGGTTAATTCTTTCGGATGAAATGAGTTTTAATGAAATGGGAATTGATTTTAAGGTTGGTTTCGCTACAGATAGGGATGGCACAAAGTGGTTGTTGCGTATTCCAAGAAGAACAACCTTAGGCGAACAGATTGCGAATGAGAAACGCATTCTTCAATTGGTGTCGAAATACCTTTCGGTTCAAGTTCCTGATTGGCGTATAGCTAATGAAAAACTGGTAGCCTATCCTTTGCTCGATGGAAAACCTGCACTTACTTATGATGCGGAGACTTATGAAGTAACCTGGAATATGTCTAAAGAAAACGACCTTTATATACCATCATTAGCGAAAGCACTTATAGAACTTCATTCAATTCCTACGGAAGAAGTACTTCGTAATAATCTAAAAATTTTGACACCTGAACAGGTTAGAAATGAGATTTCTGAAAGATTGATTTTGGTGAAATCTGAATTAGGGATAAATGCCGAATTAGAACTTCGGTACCAAAAATGGCTGGATAATGATGCCTTATGGCCGAATTTTACAAAATTCATTCACGGTGATTTGTATGCAGGTCATACACTTACTCATCATAATGGAGAAGTTTGTGGAATTATTGATTGGTCAACTGCACAAGTCAGCGATATAGCACAAGATTTTTCAGGTCACGTTACTGTTTTCGGTGAAGAAAGTCTGAAAAATTTAATTGCGGCATACGAAAAACAAGGTGGAGAAGTATGGGATAAACTGTTTGAACAAGCAGTTGAACGAGCTGCTGCCGCACCTCTAGCTTATGGATATTTTGCTTTAGAAACACAAGATGAAATTCATCTTAGTTCTGCAAAATTACAGTTAGGTGTTGAGTAG
- the mef(C) gene encoding macrolide efflux MFS transporter Mef(C) has product MENRKWFKTYMFIWAGQFASMLTSYAVQFAIVIWLSLEYKSAEVLAYAGIAAMLPQALIGLIAGVYVDRLNRKYVMIFSDAFIALCALLLLVILQNENVNLIWIYILLGLRSVGNAFHAPALQAIAPLIVPQNELIKVAGINQVLHSVCSIGGPAIGTLAIAYLPISKVLYLDLIGALLAILSLVMVKIPNVVAKSKSSAHSIATEFSEGFQTVSKNKGLRYLFLYAMAITFVIMPAAIMFPLLTTGHFAGGKWEIGIVEVVWGGGMLIGGVILSIFKLKGSKVVAVNVMYVLLGLTFILSGVLPASWFVGFVMVTAIGGISLSVFNGCFTAIVQTEVSPEKLGRVFSLYYSLAVLPSVIGLLFTGLIAEVIGVNITFIISGCLAILVGILSFSTRNLMQLGKIKNI; this is encoded by the coding sequence ATGGAAAACCGTAAATGGTTTAAGACCTATATGTTTATATGGGCTGGACAGTTTGCTTCAATGCTTACAAGTTATGCTGTTCAGTTTGCTATTGTTATATGGCTTAGTCTGGAGTACAAGTCAGCCGAAGTTTTAGCCTACGCAGGAATAGCAGCTATGTTGCCTCAAGCATTGATAGGCTTAATAGCAGGTGTATATGTTGACCGTCTCAATCGTAAATATGTAATGATTTTTTCGGATGCTTTTATAGCTCTCTGTGCCCTTTTGTTACTCGTCATTTTACAAAATGAAAATGTTAATCTTATATGGATATACATTTTATTGGGTTTACGCTCTGTTGGTAATGCTTTTCACGCTCCGGCACTACAGGCAATTGCTCCGCTGATTGTACCCCAAAATGAATTGATAAAGGTAGCAGGAATTAATCAGGTGTTACATTCGGTTTGCAGTATTGGTGGTCCTGCCATTGGCACATTAGCCATTGCTTATCTTCCTATTTCAAAAGTATTGTACTTGGATTTGATTGGAGCATTGCTGGCTATTCTTTCACTCGTGATGGTGAAAATTCCCAATGTGGTTGCGAAGTCAAAATCGTCTGCACATTCTATTGCTACAGAATTTTCGGAAGGGTTTCAGACTGTTTCAAAAAACAAAGGTTTGCGTTATCTTTTTCTTTATGCAATGGCGATAACCTTTGTTATAATGCCAGCTGCCATTATGTTTCCGTTGCTCACAACAGGGCATTTTGCAGGAGGAAAATGGGAGATAGGAATTGTAGAAGTGGTTTGGGGCGGAGGTATGCTTATTGGCGGTGTCATCCTGAGTATTTTCAAATTGAAAGGCTCAAAAGTAGTCGCAGTCAATGTTATGTATGTATTATTGGGACTTACATTTATTTTGAGTGGTGTATTACCTGCAAGTTGGTTTGTAGGATTTGTGATGGTAACAGCCATTGGCGGTATCAGCCTGTCTGTTTTCAATGGCTGTTTTACAGCAATTGTACAAACAGAGGTAAGTCCTGAAAAATTAGGACGTGTATTTTCACTTTATTATAGTTTGGCAGTTTTGCCAAGTGTAATCGGTTTATTATTCACAGGCCTGATTGCAGAAGTTATTGGTGTAAACATTACGTTTATCATAAGCGGTTGTTTGGCAATCCTTGTGGGTATTCTTTCGTTTAGCACTCGCAACTTAATGCAATTAGGTAAAATCAAAAATATTTAA
- a CDS encoding IS91-like element ISCR2 family transposase: MPHVAARTASRDRDTGRYQSHRPEQTLLYQIVDEYYPAFAALMAEQGKELPGYVQREFEEFLQCGRLEHGFLRVRCESCHAEHLVAFSCKRRGFCPSCGARRMAESAALLVDEVLPEQPMRQWVLSFPFQLRFLFASRPEIMGWVLGIVYRVIATHLVKKAGHTHQVAKTGAVTLIQRFGSALNLNVHFHMLFLDGVYVEQSHGSARFRWVKAPTSPELTQLTHTIAHRVGRYLERQGLLERDVENSYLASDAVDDDPMTPLLGHSITYRIAVGSQAGRKVFTLQTLPTSGDPFGDGIGKVAGSSLHAGVAARADERKKLERLCRYISRPAVSEKRLSLTRGGNVRYQLKTPYRDGTTHVIFEPLDFIARLAALVPKPRVNLTRFHGVFAPNSRHRALVTPAKRGRGNKVRVADEPATPAQRRASMTWAQRLKRVFNIDIETCSGCGGAMKVIACIEDPIVIKQILDHLKHKAETSGTRALPESRAPPAELLLGLFD; the protein is encoded by the coding sequence ATGCCTCATGTGGCGGCCAGGACGGCCAGCCGGGATCGGGATACTGGTCGTTACCAGAGCCACCGACCCGAGCAAACCCTTCTCTATCAGATCGTTGACGAGTATTACCCGGCATTCGCTGCGCTTATGGCAGAGCAGGGAAAGGAATTGCCGGGCTATGTGCAACGGGAATTTGAAGAATTTCTCCAATGCGGGCGGCTGGAGCATGGCTTTCTACGGGTTCGCTGCGAGTCTTGCCACGCCGAGCACCTGGTCGCTTTCAGCTGTAAGCGTCGCGGTTTCTGCCCGAGCTGTGGGGCGCGGCGGATGGCCGAAAGTGCCGCCTTGCTGGTTGATGAAGTACTGCCTGAACAACCCATGCGTCAGTGGGTGTTGAGCTTCCCGTTTCAGCTGCGTTTCCTGTTTGCCAGCCGGCCCGAGATCATGGGGTGGGTGCTGGGCATCGTTTACCGCGTCATTGCCACGCACCTGGTCAAGAAAGCGGGCCATACCCACCAAGTGGCCAAGACGGGCGCGGTCACCCTGATCCAGCGTTTTGGATCGGCGCTCAATCTGAATGTTCACTTCCACATGCTGTTTCTCGACGGTGTGTATGTCGAGCAATCCCACGGCTCAGCGCGTTTCCGCTGGGTCAAGGCGCCGACCAGCCCAGAGCTCACCCAGCTGACGCACACCATCGCCCACCGGGTGGGTCGCTATCTGGAACGGCAAGGCCTGCTGGAACGGGATGTCGAAAACAGCTATCTGGCCTCGGATGCGGTGGATGACGACCCGATGACACCCCTGCTGGGGCACTCGATCACTTACCGTATCGCTGTCGGTTCACAGGCGGGGCGAAAGGTGTTCACTTTGCAAACTCTGCCGACCAGTGGTGATCCGTTCGGTGACGGGATTGGCAAGGTAGCCGGGTCCAGCCTGCACGCCGGCGTGGCGGCCAGGGCCGATGAACGCAAGAAGCTCGAACGGCTGTGCCGGTACATCAGCCGCCCGGCGGTATCCGAGAAGCGGCTGTCGTTAACACGAGGCGGCAACGTGCGCTACCAGCTCAAGACGCCGTACCGGGACGGCACCACGCACGTCATTTTCGAACCATTGGATTTCATTGCAAGGCTGGCCGCCCTGGTACCGAAGCCCAGAGTCAACCTAACCCGCTTCCACGGGGTGTTCGCACCCAACAGTCGGCACCGGGCGTTGGTCACGCCGGCAAAACGGGGCAGGGGCAACAAGGTCAGGGTGGCTGATGAACCGGCAACACCAGCACAACGGCGAGCGTCGATGACATGGGCGCAACGGCTCAAGCGTGTTTTCAATATCGACATCGAGACCTGCAGCGGCTGCGGCGGCGCCATGAAAGTCATCGCCTGCATTGAAGACCCTATAGTGATCAAGCAGATCCTTGATCACCTGAAGCACAAAGCCGAAACCAGCGGGACCAGGGCGTTACCCGAAAGCCGGGCGCCACCGGCTGAGCTGCTCCTGGGTCTGTTTGACTGA